ATATGGCATTACTTAATGGGATGAGATGATTGGGGCCAGTCATGAGAGTTTTGGCTTCAAAATTGTATTGTATTTGCATAGGCCAATAGGTCTCATTTTGAGTCTCAGATTGTGTTTGATATGAAAATCAGGGGCAATCGTAGGCCTTCATTAACAGGGATGATCATTTATGTGAACTAGATACTTGATATACCAAAAAAGGGATCAATTGCTTTTAAAATTTGAAATACAAACTAGGGCAACTTTtagaatttgaatttgggtgttTAATGTAGCTGCTGGCTTGTTTGATCTATAGTTGAATGGATTTTTGGTGGGAGATGTCATGTCACTATGGGAAGAGTTAATGTTTATATATATGTCTTATCTGGTTTTTATAGCTTTTGCCGTTGATGATTGTATGCAGGTCAAGAGCATTTGTGAGATTTAATGTCATCAACACTTATTGGTGCTGCAGAGGAGGGACGTACTGCTATTTCTTTAAtgacttcttctccttctttagaGATCTCTGGATTCAGAGAGCGTAACTACATGGGGTTATCAGACTGTTCTTCTGTTGACAGCTCAACCATTTCTAGCTTGTCTGAAGATAATAAAAGTACTTTCAATCTAAGTTCCACTGAATTAAGGCTCGGTCTTCCTGGATCCCGATCTCCAGAACGTAGTCAAGAGCTTTCTTTGCTGAGTTCGGGCAGACTTGAGAAGCCCTTGTTTCCCTTGCTGCCTATGAAGGATTCCACCTACTTGTCATCGCAAAAGACCGTGGTCTCTGGTAACAAGCGAGGGTTTTCTGATGCCATGGATGGGTTTTCAGAGGTAAAAAGCACCGTGTACAATGAAGGAAATTGGATGTTTCCTGCATCAGGGTCTGACTCTGAAACTGCTCAATCTGTGGCCCAAGGAAAGTTACATGTTAACTCGAGTGTAAAGTCTGTTGCTCTGAAAGAGCACTCTGGAGTCGAGAATGCCACGGTGAAAGAGATTACACATCCCAAGGTATCCAGTGATGTCAATCGTAACCAAATTTCTCCGGCTAATAACATTAGTAATCAACCTGCTGCCAAGTAAGTTAAAGTTACAACAAAAGGGAGTTTTAGATAAGTGGATTTGGTTTACCATGAAGCTAGTTACTGACCTTCCTCACATGACAGGGCACAGGTTGTCGGTTGGCCGCCAATAAGGTCATTCCGAAAAAATACATTGGCGACTACCACAAAGACCAGCGAGGAAGTAGATGGAAAACCTGGTCCCAGTGCTTTGTATGTCAAGGTCAGCATGGATGGCGCCCCTTATTTGCGAAAGGTGGACTTGAATACTTACTATGACTATCAGGAGCTATCTTTGTCTCTTGAAAAGATGTTCAGCTGCTTTATTATTGGTAAAAGAACCTTAACCAAGTATTCAATTTTGGCTGAACTTTAAAACGCCTTTGTTAGCATGGATTAGTGATTTCTTTGTATGCCACAGGTCAATCTGGGCCACATGGAGCTCCCGGGAGAGAAAGCAAGCATAGGGATCTTCTACATGGATCAGAATATGTTCTCGCATATGAGGATAAGGATGGCGATTGGATGCAAGTGGGAGATGTGCCTTGGGAGTAAGTCTCTGTTTTGTGTTTGCTGCTTCTTATGTTTGCTTTAGTTTTAATTTGAAAGGGCAGTCATGAATCCAATGTGTGCATAGGAAAGAATTTTCAGCAGACATGTTTTTCTTGAATGCAGAACATTGCAAATCTTCTAGATTTATTTCATTTTCTGTTGCCACTGCTTGAATGGCAATCCAGATGACGTGACTTAGTCATTTTATTAATTTAAAGACTTGGTAGTGTCTTGAAAGACGTGGTGAATGACACAGAACCTCCTAATGCAAGTCTGCACACAAAACCTTTTGTTTTTGAGCTGTGGCATATGCTTGGTCTTGATTATAAGTCTGGTCATAAGACCATCATCAACACAAGCTCTAAAACCATTTCAGTAAAAATCACAACCTTATCAGTTGTGTGCATCCTAGTCTACCATTTCTTTCCCAAGTTATGTTTTAGGTGAGATTCACCGTGCATGATGGGTCACTCAAATGCTTGGAGCGACTCTTTTTGCAGCCTAATTTTAACCTTGGGAGTTTAATCTGTGGCAGTATGTTTATCGATTCCTGCAAAAGACTGAGGATTATGAAGAACTCCGATGCCATTGGCTTAGGTATGTCCCACTTATTTTTTGTCAAATAACACTTCTATGGTTTTGCCTTGGATAGCGTTATTTGTTTAGTCCACTTTTACATTTGAGGCATGCATAGACCAGAAGAGCATCGAACCTCTATCTGAAAACATGGATGCGGGAAAAATTTGTTACTATGATGGTTAACTGATTCGTCATCTGTTGCTAATTTTCAGCTCCAAGGGCGATGGAGAAATGAGCAGGAACTAGCTAGTAGCATCTAAACACGATAAAGCAAATCCAAGAAGTAAAGGAGAGAGTGCAGAATAACAAAAGCAAATCTCATGCCACTGTCAATTTTTAtacttattttttaaaatttcagGAAAGTTATGATATATATCTTTTTACGCATGTTTATTGCTAttaagaaaggaaaaaaagaaaattactTGTCAAGAACACAATGTGAGTGATAGTTATTGTTTACTGTTTGTTTAGTGCCTCAGTTTCTCTCTACAGATAATTTCCGTCTGTAAAGTGTTTTTAATCTTAGACATGTTTTGTGTGCTTGAGACCTTTAGTGTCCAAACCCTTAAAGTTTTCCTCACTATTCTTCCCTTCTGtcctttttcatttttgtttacgGTTCTGCGATGCCCGCAAGACAGGAAGCTGGTAATGGATAATCACATTGTTATAAGTGGAACATAATCCAATAATTCCACCTGCATTATCTCTTGAATTATTATTGGCAATGAGAACTAAACTTAGATTTTTCAATGCTTATTAATAGTTGTCAATCTTCACAATTAGCATTATCCAAATAGTAAAATAAATATCTAAAAATACTTTCattgctttgaaaacaaatatataaGTGGGTgaattttctcattgttattcaGTGAGTTTTTGATCATTCGGAATTTCGGTTGGCAGTAATTTTCTTTAAGCAAAAAAGTTTTATATAATGGCGAGTCATAGAACAGAAAATGTAAACGAGATATGCCATGATGATAGTGCTGCACCAGTGAAGGCTCAAACGATCGATGAATTGCATTCGCTTCAGAAGGAAAAATCAGCTCCAAATTCACCAAGAATCAAGCAAAAAGCTGGCGATGGCTTATTCACGTCAGCCATTCTTGACCAAGAAGATCGTCAGAAACAACAGCTTAAATCAATCAGGTATACAATGCATACATTTCGGCACATTCACATAGCCTCTTGTCAAAACTTATTCAGAAATTTTCAGTTTCTAGGATGGTGTATGGTAAATTTCTCTATATTATTGCAGTGCATCACTGGCATCTCTAACAAGAGAGAGAGGACCAAAAGTGGTGAAAGGTGATCCATCAACAAAAAAGCCCGAGTCTCCAAAGGCTGCAATTTCTCACCGCCCCAGCGGTACCCGTCACTGATAGTGCCCTCAAATTTATCCACATCCTGTACAATCTCTCCCCTGCAGGTAATTAAGCTAGCTAATTGCTGGTAACCCAGAAAATTTTGCAATAACTAATTTTTAGTAGCAATGCTGCGCAGACTCTTAACAATTCTTTTTTTCTGACCTCAATGCAGATGAGCAGGCCATAAAGTATGAAAAAGGGTCCTTCATAACATCGAGTGGGGCATTAGCGACGCTTTCTGGAGCGAAAACTGGTCGTTCCCCAAAAGATAAACGCGTAGTGAAAGATAAGTCAACCGAGGATGATCTCTGGTGGGGAAAGTATGTTAGCCTCTTCCTCTTGAGTGACACATTCCATATCTAATTATATATGCTTACTTAAAATATTAATGACGACCCCCCGGGACTGTTTTTCTTTGTGCAGAGGCTCGCCCAACATTGAAATGGACGAGCACACCTTCACCGTTAACAGAGAAAGAGCTGTTGATTACTTGAACTCCTTAGATAAGGTGTGTGCAATTTATGGGTTCCTTACAATTACACGTTTTCTTCACAAAGTGCGTCTTAAGCAAGAATCGATAACATATAAATATGATTGCAGGTGTACGTGAATGATCAGTTCTTGAACTGGGATCCGGAACATCAAATCAAAGTCAGGATAGTATCAGCAAGAGCATATCACTCTTTGTTCATGCACAATATGTAAGCAATTTTATACCCTTTTGTGGTTTTTCCTGTAGTCCAATGACAGTTTCTGCTACGCTTGAACACTATGGACTCAAATTGGCAGGTGCATAAGACCTACAGCTGAAGAATTAGAGAATTTTGGTACTCCGGATTTCACCATTTATAATGCAGGACAGTTCCCATGTAATCGCTACACCCACTACATGACTTCTTCGACTAGCATAGACATTAACCTTTCTAGGAAAGAGATGGTCATCCTTGGTACACAATATGCCGGTGAAATGAAAAAGGGTTTGTTTGGTTTAATGCATTACCTCATGCCAAAGCGCCAAATCCTCTCTTTGCACTCTGGCTGTAATATGGGCAAAGATGGTGATGTCGCCCTCTTCTTTGGGTTATCAGGTACAAAGCAACCagagttttcttttggttttcatACGTTCCTGAGTTCTAATGCTGTTTATTGTAGGTACTGGGAAGACAACTTTGTCTACGGATCAGAACAGGTACTTAATTGGAGATGATGAACACTGTTGGAGTGAGAACGGTGTCTCTAACATTGAAGGAGACTGCTATGCTAAGTGCATTGACCTTTCAAAAGAGAGAGAGCCAGAGATTTTCAATGCCATCAAGTTTGGAACCGGTAACTATGCTTACTTTGGCTTCTGCCATATTCATACCCATGTTTTCAATGAGTTTTTCTTACAGTAACACGTCTTTGGCAGTGTTGGAAAATGTGGTTTTCGATGAGCACGCTCGTGAAGTGGACTATACCGATAAATCTGTTACAGAGAACACTCGAGCGGCGTATCCGATTGAGTACATACCAAATGCAAAGATACCATGTGTCAGTCCACACCCAAAGAACGTTATCCTTTTGTCTTGTGATGCTTTTGGAGTGCTCCCTCCTGTGAGCAAGCTGAACTTAGGACAGACAATGTACCATTTCATCAGCGGCTACACAGCTTTGGTTGCTGGAACAGTGGAAGGTGTGAAGGAGCCGACAGCAACATTTTCAGCTTGCTTTGGAGCGGCATTTATAATGTTGCATCCTACTAAATATGCAGCAATGCTTGCTGAGAAAATGCAACAGTACGGAGCCACCGCTTGGCTCGTCAACACTGGCTGGTCTGGTGGAAGGTAATAATACATAAACTAGTCATGGATTCAACAAATGTTTTGTGCCACCCACATGGATTTCCCATTTCATCACCTTATTTGTTCCGAATGACACTCGTAATATTTTTTTGCTATTGATCTCTGCAGCTATGGTTCGGGCAGCCGCATCAAGTTACCCTACACGCGTAAGGTCATTGACGCCATACACTCAGGCAGTCTTTTAAACGCAAGTTACACTAAGACTGAAGTATTTGGGCTCGAAATCCCCAACGAAGTGGAAGGCGTCCCTTCAGAGATCTTGCATCCAATGAATCCTGTTAGTTGAATTTGGCTTCtccattttttcttttaatctttcaaagttgatAAAAGTATTAATTTTCGCATCTCTATCTCCCTAATTGTAACGCAGTGGTCAGATAAACAATCGTACAAGGATACCTTATTGAAGTTGGCAGGTCTGTTCAAGAAGAATTTTGATGTTTTTGCTAACTACAGCATTGGCAAAGACAGTAGTTTGACTGAGGAGATTCTTGCAGCTGGGCCAATTTTCTGAAAACAGTTGCTCTTTCAAATTTGGcacatgtaggatcagaatctcgcaatgacaatg
This is a stretch of genomic DNA from Papaver somniferum cultivar HN1 chromosome 1, ASM357369v1, whole genome shotgun sequence. It encodes these proteins:
- the LOC113312266 gene encoding auxin-responsive protein IAA9-like, translated to MSSTLIGAAEEGRTAISLMTSSPSLEISGFRERNYMGLSDCSSVDSSTISSLSEDNKSTFNLSSTELRLGLPGSRSPERSQELSLLSSGRLEKPLFPLLPMKDSTYLSSQKTVVSGNKRGFSDAMDGFSEVKSTVYNEGNWMFPASGSDSETAQSVAQGKLHVNSSVKSVALKEHSGVENATVKEITHPKVSSDVNRNQISPANNISNQPAAKAQVVGWPPIRSFRKNTLATTTKTSEEVDGKPGPSALYVKVSMDGAPYLRKVDLNTYYDYQELSLSLEKMFSCFIIGQSGPHGAPGRESKHRDLLHGSEYVLAYEDKDGDWMQVGDVPWDMFIDSCKRLRIMKNSDAIGLAPRAMEK